One Cucumis sativus cultivar 9930 chromosome 1, Cucumber_9930_V3, whole genome shotgun sequence DNA segment encodes these proteins:
- the LOC101202989 gene encoding cytochrome P450 94B3 → MIYFTMSLFLLLSTSLWAFFLLYLCIFKFYCFSRKRFYYSPSSYPFIGCLISFYKNRRRLLTWYTDLLSDSPTQTIVMHRLGSRRTILTANPANVEHMLKTNFLNYPKGKPFTDILGDLLGCGIFNVDGDLWSTQRKLASHAFSAKSLREFVVKTLEDEVHFRLIPLLHNAARTNAVLDLQDVLGRLAFDTVCKVTLGTDEQCLDMSRPIPEIVKAFDVATAISARRAVTPLYLTWKVKRMLNLGSEKKLKQVVQTVHEWISNIIHNKVLNNNDNKDRNHNQTQNNSDLLSRLLSAGLNEEVIRDMIVSFIMAGRDTTSAAMTWLFWLLTNHRNIEQTIINEATSLSDHDYSKTTSLGYGYEELKDMKYLKACLCESMRLYPPVAWDSKHAAAADILPDGTQVRKGDRVTYFPYGMGRMEELWGKDRLEFKPERWFQNGELKTVSAFKFPVFQAGPRMCLGTEMAFIQMKYVMATVLKRFEFRRVSENNEPVFVPLLTAHMAGGLKVYVRERTEQ, encoded by the exons ATGATCTACTTCACCATGTCCCTCTTCCTACTTCTCTCAACTTCTCTAtgggctttttttcttctctatcttTGCATATTCAAATTCTACTGCTTCTCTAGAAAGCGCTTTTACTATTCTCCATCTTCATATCCTTTCATAGGTTGcttgatttctttttacaaaaacCGGCGTAGGCTTCTAACCTGGTACACCGATCTGCTGTCGGACTCACCCACTCAGACCATCGTGATGCATCGGCTCGGTTCGAGGCGGACCATTCTGACGGCTAACCCAGCCAATGTAGAACACATGTTGAAGACTAATTTCCTTAATTATCCTAAAGGGAAGCCGTTTACTGATATACTTGGCGATCTACTTGGGTGTGGCATTTTTAACGTCGATGGCGATTTATGGTCCACACAAAGGAAGCTTGCCAGTCATGCATTTTCCGCTAAGTCGTTGAGGGAATTCGTGGTTAAAACGCTTGAAGACGAAGTTCATTTCCGTTTGATTCCGTTGCTTCATAACGCTGCGAGAACTAACGCTGTTCTTGATTTGCAAGATGTTTTGGGAAGACTCGCTTTTGACACCGTTTGTAAG GTTACGTTGGGAACGGACGAGCAATGTTTAGACATGTCGCGCCCAATCCCAGAAATTGTAAAAGCATTCGACGTGGCAACGGCGATCAGCGCAAGGCGGGCAGTGACGCCACTCTACCTCACGTGGAAGGTCAAGCGCATGCTCAACCTCGGCTCTGAAAAGAAGCTAAAACAAGTGGTTCAAACGGTTCACGAATGGATCTCCAATATCATTCACAACAAAGTCCTCAATAACAACGATAATAAAGATCGTAACCATaaccaaacacaaaacaaCAGCGATCTGTTATCTCGTCTCCTATCGGCCGGCCTCAACGAGGAAGTCATAAGAGACATGATCGTAAGCTTCATAATGGCTGGCCGCGACACCACCTCAGCTGCCATGACATGGCTCTTTTGGTTGCTCACAAACCACCGGAACATCGAACAAACCATAATCAACGAAGCCACTTCATTGTCCGATCACGATTATTCGAAAACCACGTCGTTGGGTTACGGTTACGAAGAGTTGAAAGATATGAAGTATTTGAAAGCGTGTTTATGCGAGTCGATGAGGCTATACCCACCAGTAGCATGGGATTCAAAGCATGCAGCAGCTGCGGACATTCTCCCAGACGGAACCCAAGTGAGGAAAGGGGATAGAGTGACGTATTTTCCTTACGGAATGGGGCGGATGGAGGAGCTGTGGGGAAAAGACCGGCTAGAGTTCAAACCGGAGAGGTGGTTCCAAAACGGGGAGTTGAAAACGGTGAGTGCGTTCAAGTTTCCGGTGTTTCAAGCGGGTCCAAGGATGTGTTTGGGGACGGAAATGGCGTTCATTCAGATGAAATACGTGATGGCCACGGTTTTGAAACGGTTTGAATTTAGACGAGTGAGTGAAAATAATGAGCCGGTTTTTGTCCCGTTGCTGACAGCGCATATGGCGGGTGGACTAAAGGTTTATGTCAGGGAAAGGACGGAACAATAG
- the LOC101215267 gene encoding U3 small nucleolar ribonucleoprotein protein MPP10 yields the protein MEAGKVVLPNIEAGLKPLHSLKSTDPPLWLAPSPSLSQVARLASQSLFSMLKPFNPKSPFDHLLVDGFDAEQIWQQIDLQSQPLLASVRRDLKRFEKNPEAISNLKVSLEDKKKVIQEMGVESGEESDDFEEDMKELDEEEEEDDEEDEEEEEEDCDDREDGDTEEGEKEKSDDEVEGEEGNGGIEDGFLKLKELEEFMEEDEVREYGLQKKKDGKKEKKPRKTEEESDDDEDDELEEFDLHGEEDEDSSKLDNARYEDFFGAKKKNHVRRNKLTNGSESELSDSGDEEEENEAYTEPKSENLSTHQKKLKKLQSEIEMMEKANLEPKTWTMQGEVTAAKRPKNSALEVDLDFEHNVRPPPVITEEVTATLEEMIQKRILEGRFDEVQKAPKRPTKAPREIKELDENKSKKGLGELYEEEYVEKTNLATAPPSFTDEAKTEASILFKKLCSKLDALSHYHYAPKPVIEDMSISTNVPALAMEEVAPVAVSDAAMLAPEEVFAGKGEIKEAAELTQSDRKRRRASKKRKYKAMVAKRDAKKSGNTTAPNANEGQ from the exons ATGGAGGCAGGGAAAGTGGTTCTTCCTAACATTGAAGCTGGTCTTAAACCACTTCACTCTCTCAAATCTACAGATCCGCCACTCTGGCTTGCTCCAAGCCCTTCCCTATCTCAAGTGGCTCGCCTTGCTTCACAGAGTTTATTTTCTATGCTGAAACCATTCAATCCTAAATCCCCATTTGATCATCTCCTGGTTGATGGATTTGATGCTGAGCAGATATGGCAACAAATTGACCTCCAATCACAACCTCTTTTGGCGAGTGTTCGCCGGGATTTGAAGCGGTTTGAGAAGAATCCAGAAGCAATTTCGAACCTGAAGGTTTCTTTGGAGGATAAGAAGAAGGTTATTCAAGAGATGGGTGTAGAGTCGGGAGAAGAAAGTGATGATTTTGAGGAGGATATGAAGGAgcttgatgaagaagaagaagaagacgatgaggaagatgaggaggaggaagaggaggacTGTGATGACAGAGAAGATGGAGACACTGAGGAaggagagaaggaaaagagtGATGATGAAGTTGAGGGAGAAGAAGGTAATGGTGGAATTGAGGATGGATTTTTGAAGCTAAAAGAGCTGGAGGAATTTATGGAGGAGGATGAGGTAAGAGAATATGGTTtacagaagaagaaagatggtaagaaggaaaagaaaccgAGGAAGACAGAAGAAGAATCTGATGACGACGAAGATGATGAG CTTGAGGAGTTTGACCTCCATGGTGAGGAGGATGAAGATTCTAGCAAACTGGACAATGCGAG ataCGAAGACTTTTTTGGTgctaaaaagaagaatcatgtgagaagaaataaattgacAAATGGATCAGAGTCTGAACTCTCGGATTCAGGtgatgaagaggaagaaaatgaagcaTATACAGAACCG AAGTCAGAAAATCTCTCAACTCATCAAAAGAAACTTAAGAAGCTTCAGTCTGAAATAGAGATGATGGAGAAAGCAAACTTGGAGCCAAAAACGTGGACCATGCAGGGAGAG GTAACCGCCGCGAAAAGACCTAAGAATAGTGCCCTGGAAGTTGATCTAGATTTTGAGCACAATGTGAGACCACCACCTGTAATCACAGAAGAGGTTACAGCAACATTGGAAGAGATGATTCAGAAAAGAATCCTTGAG GGTCGTTTTGACGAAGTTCAGAAAGCACCTAAACGACCTACTAAAGCACCTAGAGAAATCAAAGAGTTG GATGAGAATAAAAGCAAGAAAGGTCTTGGTGAACTATACGAG GAAGAGTATGTTGAAAAGACTAATTTGGCTACAGCCCCACCGTCATTCACCGATGAAGCAAAGACAGAG GCGAGCATTCTTTTCAAGAAACTTTGCTCCAAGTTGGATGCTCTCTCTCATTACCACTACGCTCCAAAACCT GTTATAGAGGATATGTCTATATCAACGAATGTCCCTGCTCTAGCAATGGAAGAG GTTGCTCCTGTTGCTGTCTCCGATGCGGCAATGCTTGCTCCAGAGGAAGTCTTTGCAGGAAAAGGTGAAATCAAAGAAGCAGCAGAACTTACACAATCTGACAGGAAGAGGAGGAGGGCCagcaagaaaaggaaatataaag CCATGGTTGCCAAAAGAGACGCAAAGAAATCAGGAAATACTACAGCTCCAAATGCCAATGAAG gCCAATGA
- the LOC101215508 gene encoding putative calcium-binding protein CML19 — MEIVKSGAQYDRVLSYFDEDGDGKISPSELRNRLGLIGGELQQAEAEAAVESLDSDGDGLLCVGDIERLLEVGEEEKLKDLKEAFALYDSEGCGFITPKNLKKMLRKLGERKSTEECKMMIRRFDLNGDGLISFEEFQIMMA; from the coding sequence ATGGAGATCGTTAAGAGTGGTGCACAGTACGATCGTGTATTGAGTTACTTCGACGAAGATGGAGACGGGAAGATATCGCCGTCGGAGCTGAGGAATCGGCTGGGATTGATTGGAGGAGAGCTGCAGCAGGCGGAGGCTGAGGCGGCGGTGGAATCGCTGGACTCGGACGGGGATGGTTTGCTGTGTGTGGGGGATATCGAACGGTTACTGGAGGTTGGGGAGGAAGAGAAGTTGAAGGATTTGAAGGAGGCGTTTGCTCTGTATGATAGTGAAGGTTGCGGGTTCATAACTCCCaagaacttgaagaaaatgCTTAGGAAATTAGGGGAGAGGAAATCGACGGAGGAGTGTAAAATGATGATTCGTCGCTTTGATTTGAACGGTGACGGTTTGATTAGCTTTGAGGAGTTTCAGATCATGATGGCTTAG